From the genome of Pyramidobacter piscolens W5455:
GCTTCCAACGACGAGCTGAAAAACTATCTCGAAACGGCGTTCGGCTGCGACCTGAGCACGCCGCTGGCGCAGATCATGGCGCGAGGCTACGCGTTCAGCGCCACCTGCCAGGGCAGCGTGCCCCAGGCCGTACGCTGCTTTCTCGAAAGCTCGTCCTACGAGGACGCCATCGTCAAAGCGCTGATGCTGAACGGCGACACCGACACGCAGGCCGACATGGCCGGCGCTCTGGCGCAGGTCCGCTTCGGCGTGCCGGAAACGATGCGCGCGGCGGCGCTGGCGGCCATGGACGAACAAATGAAAGCCGTGCTGCTGGCGTTCGAAGCGCGTTTCATGGACGGCGCGCCGTAAGGCGCCGCCCCGTTGCAACAATTTGGGGCAATCGCCTTTTTTCGTCCGCCGTTGGAGAGATGAAACAAATAAATCTATTGCTGAATCTTCGCCCCTTTTTCCGAAGCAAACGGAAGAGGGGCGATTCTTCGTGACGCATGAAATTTCGCCGCCGCCGTTTTTTCCCCATTTCCGCCCTTGCGCTTTGAGGCGAAAGCGCTTATAAAGTACCACGTGTAACGATCACCGATCTTCCAGAAAGGGGGGGCGAAATGAACGTCCTCTTGCTGCTCGGCCGCGCTTCGGATTCGATCTTCGACAGCCCCGAGGCCGCCGAGCTTTTCGAAGAACTGGAAAACAAAGGCTACCGCCTGCAGCGTCCGGAACTGCACGGAAGTCTTGTCGACATGCTGGAACAGCGTCCCGAAGCCGCTGGCGCGATCATCGACTGGGACACGATGGGCGGCGAACTGTACGCCTCCATGGGAGAGTTGAACGAACGCCTGCCCTTTTTCGCCCTGACCAGCCCGGCCGCCGCCAAGGAACTTCAGCCGCCGGAAAAAGACAAGCTGACGCTGGCCTTCGTGCCGCTGCCTTGCCGCAGCGCCGAACGCGCCGCAGCGAAAATCGACCGCGCCGTGCGCCGCTATTTCGAGCTGCTGCTGCCGCCGTTCACGCGCGCGCTGTTCAAGTTCGCCGCCGCGAAAAAGAACACCTTCTGCACCACGGGCCATCTGCTCGGTTCGGCGTTCCGCCATCACGCCATGGGCTGGGCTTACTACAACTTTTACGGCCCCAACGCCTTCCGCGCCGACACGTCGGTGTCGGTGCCCGACATGGGCTCGCTGCTGGAGCACACCGGCGCGCACAAAGACGCCGAAGAGCTGATCGCCCGGGCCTTCAACGCCGACCGCAGCTACATCGTCACCAACGGCACGTCCACGGCCAACAAGATCGTCGGCATGTACTGCGTATCGCAGGGCGACACGGTGCTGATCGACCGCAACTGCCACAAGTCGATGACCCACCTGCTGATGATGTGCGACGTCGTTCCCATCTATCTGCTGCCGACGCGCAACGCCTACGGCATGATCGGCGGCATTCCCGCCGACGAATTCACCTCCGAAGCGATCCATTACAAACTTTCCCAGCGCGACGACGCCACCTGGCCCACCTACGCGGTCATCAGCGACAGCACGTACGACGGACTGCTCTACGACTGCAGCTGGATCAAAGCCAACCTGCCGGTGAAGAAGATCCACTTCGACAGCGCCTGGTCGCCTTACGCGCCGTTCAACCCGATCTACGAGAACAAGTTCGGCATGTGCGGCGAACCGACGGCGGGCAAAACGATCTTCGAGACGCAATCGGCGCACAAGATGCTGGCCTCCTTCGCCCAGGCGAGCTACGTCCATGTCAAGGGGGAGTATGACGAGTCCGTGCTCGACGAGGTTTATATGATGCACACCACCACCTCGGCCAACTATCCCATCGTCGCCAGCGCTGAGACGGGCGCGGCGATGATGACGGGCAATCAGGGACGACGCCTGCTGCAGAACTCCATCGATCGCGCCATGACCTTCCGCCGCGAGCTGGCGCGCCTGTACGACGAAAGCGACACGTGGTTCTTCAAGTGCTGGCAGCCCGACGACATTTCCGAGACCAAATGCTGGCCGATCTCCCGCGGCGAACGCTGGCACGGCTTCCTCGGCGCCGACGAGGACTTCAACTACCTCGACCCGATCCGCGTCTCCGTGCTCACGCCCGGCATGGATCCCACGGGACAGCTCATGGAAGAGGGCATCCCCGCCGCCGTGGTGTCGCGCTACCTCAACAACCACGGCGTCGTCACCGAGAAGACGGGGCCGTATCACATGCTTTTCCTGTTCGCGCTCGGCGTCGACGAGCTGCGCACCAAGGCGCTGCTGCGCGCGCTTCAGGA
Proteins encoded in this window:
- the ldcC gene encoding lysine decarboxylase LdcC, with translation MNVLLLLGRASDSIFDSPEAAELFEELENKGYRLQRPELHGSLVDMLEQRPEAAGAIIDWDTMGGELYASMGELNERLPFFALTSPAAAKELQPPEKDKLTLAFVPLPCRSAERAAAKIDRAVRRYFELLLPPFTRALFKFAAAKKNTFCTTGHLLGSAFRHHAMGWAYYNFYGPNAFRADTSVSVPDMGSLLEHTGAHKDAEELIARAFNADRSYIVTNGTSTANKIVGMYCVSQGDTVLIDRNCHKSMTHLLMMCDVVPIYLLPTRNAYGMIGGIPADEFTSEAIHYKLSQRDDATWPTYAVISDSTYDGLLYDCSWIKANLPVKKIHFDSAWSPYAPFNPIYENKFGMCGEPTAGKTIFETQSAHKMLASFAQASYVHVKGEYDESVLDEVYMMHTTTSANYPIVASAETGAAMMTGNQGRRLLQNSIDRAMTFRRELARLYDESDTWFFKCWQPDDISETKCWPISRGERWHGFLGADEDFNYLDPIRVSVLTPGMDPTGQLMEEGIPAAVVSRYLNNHGVVTEKTGPYHMLFLFALGVDELRTKALLRALQDFKRDYDDDVPIREAMPDLFKLDPVFYMRMSLQQLTRGLHRVMRKRDLPKLMYHAYDDLPEMEYTPYQAFQKNLRGETHEVPLAELLGQVSADMILPYPPGVPLVMPGEKVTEKSAAVLDYLNMLCETGELFPGFDTEIHGAYRRKDGYYVKVLDEE